In Geminocystis sp. M7585_C2015_104, a genomic segment contains:
- the psbA gene encoding photosystem II q(b) protein — MTTTVQQQKQISAWEQFCQWITSTNNRLYIGWFGVLMIPCLLTATICFIIAFIAAPPVDIDGIREPVSGSLLYGNNIITGAVVPSSNAIGLHFYPIWEAASLDEWLYNGGPYQLIVFHFLIGVFCYMGRQWELSYRLGMRPWICVAYSAPVSAATAVFLIYPIGQGSFSDGMPLGISGTFNFMLVFQAEHNILMHPFHMLGVAGVFGGALFCAMHGSLVTSSLVRETTETESQNYGYKFGQEEETYNIVAAHGYFGRLIFQYASFNNSRSLHFFLGAWPVVGIWFTAMGVSTMAFNLNGFNFNQSILDSQGRVIGTWADVLNRANIGIEVMHERNAHNFPLDLASAEPVSAPVING; from the coding sequence ATGACTACAACCGTCCAGCAGCAGAAACAGATCTCCGCGTGGGAGCAGTTCTGCCAGTGGATCACCTCCACCAACAACCGTCTATACATCGGTTGGTTTGGTGTGCTAATGATCCCCTGCTTGTTGACTGCCACCATCTGCTTCATCATTGCCTTCATCGCCGCTCCGCCAGTGGACATTGATGGGATTCGTGAGCCCGTATCTGGTTCTCTGTTATATGGGAACAACATCATCACAGGAGCTGTAGTGCCCTCTTCCAACGCTATAGGGCTGCACTTCTACCCCATCTGGGAAGCGGCTTCTCTGGATGAGTGGCTGTACAACGGTGGGCCTTATCAGTTGATCGTATTCCACTTCCTCATTGGCGTGTTCTGCTACATGGGCCGTCAATGGGAGTTGTCCTACCGTCTGGGGATGCGCCCCTGGATCTGTGTGGCCTACTCTGCTCCCGTATCTGCCGCTACCGCCGTATTCCTCATTTACCCCATAGGGCAAGGCTCCTTCTCTGATGGGATGCCTCTGGGGATTTCTGGAACCTTCAACTTCATGTTGGTGTTCCAGGCTGAGCACAACATCCTCATGCACCCCTTCCACATGCTGGGAGTAGCCGGGGTGTTTGGCGGTGCTCTCTTTTGCGCCATGCACGGAAGCTTGGTAACTTCTTCCTTGGTAAGGGAAACCACTGAAACCGAGTCTCAAAACTACGGTTACAAGTTCGGCCAAGAAGAAGAAACCTACAATATAGTAGCGGCTCACGGCTATTTTGGTCGTCTGATCTTCCAATATGCCTCCTTCAACAACAGCCGCTCTCTGCACTTCTTCCTGGGTGCATGGCCAGTAGTGGGGATCTGGTTCACTGCTATGGGGGTCTCCACCATGGCATTCAACCTCAACGGGTTCAACTTCAACCAGTCTATCTTAGATAGCCAAGGCCGTGTCATCGGGACTTGGGCTGATGTGCTGAACCGTGCTAACATCGGCATTGAGGTAATGCACGAGCGCAACGCCCACAACTTCCCCTTGGACTTGGCTAGTGCAGAGCCTGTTTCTGCTCCCGTAATCAACGGCTAA
- a CDS encoding phosphate ABC transporter permease has product MLIPLKKAVINDLIPAVATGSQYAYYWGDFSTFLKNLFISLIGVILFWLLGLPFGAAGDNVTLIFRIVAGLYWLWSPVYWASVRNSGSRRYRYLAFWRGKVLDTYITEELVKEESAIDRLGRLVLVESRRRLFNVEVGDRDGWRTTVAAPIKRIYKAIQPGDTVEAILLTNDPDFWKIDLITEIYIPRRQIWLGDYPYLRRDVFLDIRQELARIYGPPSSKR; this is encoded by the coding sequence ATGCTTATACCCCTCAAAAAGGCAGTAATTAATGACCTGATACCGGCCGTGGCTACGGGCAGCCAATATGCCTACTACTGGGGGGATTTCTCTACTTTCCTCAAAAATCTCTTCATCTCCCTCATCGGTGTCATATTATTCTGGCTGTTGGGATTGCCTTTTGGGGCGGCGGGGGATAATGTCACCCTCATCTTCCGTATAGTCGCCGGACTGTATTGGCTTTGGAGTCCGGTGTACTGGGCCAGTGTCCGTAACAGTGGCAGCCGTCGCTACCGTTATCTGGCCTTCTGGCGAGGCAAGGTTTTAGACACCTACATCACCGAAGAATTAGTCAAAGAAGAGTCGGCTATCGATCGCCTGGGGAGACTAGTCCTCGTGGAAAGCCGACGTCGTCTCTTTAATGTGGAAGTGGGTGACAGAGATGGCTGGCGCACCACTGTGGCAGCCCCCATCAAGAGGATATACAAAGCTATACAACCAGGAGACACTGTAGAAGCAATCCTCCTCACCAACGACCCGGACTTTTGGAAGATTGATTTGATTACAGAAATATATATACCCCGCAGGCAAATCTGGTTGGGAGACTACCCCTACCTCCGTCGTGATGTATTCTTAGATATTCGTCAGGAGTTGGCTCGGATTTATGGCCCTCCCTCCTCTAAAAGATAA
- a CDS encoding DNA-directed RNA polymerase subunit gamma — MTNIQERPFDYVKIGIASPERIRQWAERTLPNGMVVGEVTTPETINYRTLKPEMDGLFCERIFGPSKDWECWCGKYKRVRHRGIVCERCGVEVTESRVRRHRMGYIKLAAPVTHVWYLKGIPSYISILLDMPLRDVEQIVYFNAHVVLNPGNASNLEYRQLLTEDQWMEIEEQIYAEDSQLEGVEVGIGAEAILRLLQDINLQEEAEKLREEIITARGQKRAKLIKRLRIIDNFIATGAKPEWMVLTVIPVIPPDLRPMVQLDGGRFATSDLNDLYRRVINRNNRLYRLQEIMAPEIIIRNEKRMLQEAVDALIDNGRRGRIVVGGNSRPLKSLSDIIEGKQGRFRQNLLGKRVDYSGRSVIVVGPTLKIYQCGLPREMAIELFQPFVIHRLIRSGIVSNIKAAKKLIQKSDPVVWKVLEEVIAGHPVLLNRAPTLHRLGIQAFEPVLVEGRAIQLHPLVCPPFNADFDGDQMAVHVPLSIEAQAEARLLMMACHNILSPATGKPIITPSQDMVLGCYYLTADNPKATKGKDRYFASLEDALRAYEQGIIDLHAYIWVRYDGEVDCGENSDQLQKEEPLPDGTVWKYYPGRKIRVSPEGEVISQYLYTTAGRIIYNKTIMDALESEPAPSYF, encoded by the coding sequence ATGACCAATATACAAGAGAGACCGTTTGACTACGTAAAAATAGGCATTGCCTCCCCCGAGAGAATTCGACAGTGGGCGGAAAGGACTCTCCCCAACGGAATGGTGGTAGGGGAAGTAACCACTCCGGAAACCATCAACTACCGCACCTTGAAACCGGAGATGGATGGGTTGTTTTGTGAAAGGATTTTTGGCCCCTCCAAAGACTGGGAGTGTTGGTGTGGAAAATACAAAAGAGTACGCCATAGGGGGATTGTCTGCGAAAGATGTGGGGTGGAAGTAACTGAGTCCAGAGTACGACGTCACCGCATGGGTTATATCAAATTGGCAGCCCCTGTAACCCATGTGTGGTATCTGAAAGGGATACCGAGTTACATCAGTATTCTATTAGACATGCCCCTGAGAGATGTGGAACAGATTGTATATTTTAACGCCCATGTGGTGCTAAATCCAGGGAATGCGAGCAATCTAGAATACCGGCAACTGTTGACAGAAGACCAGTGGATGGAAATAGAGGAGCAAATCTATGCGGAAGACTCCCAATTAGAAGGTGTCGAGGTTGGTATAGGGGCGGAGGCCATTCTCCGTCTTCTCCAGGACATTAATTTACAAGAGGAAGCAGAGAAACTGCGGGAGGAGATTATCACTGCTAGGGGGCAAAAAAGGGCTAAACTAATCAAACGCCTGCGCATCATTGACAATTTTATTGCCACGGGGGCTAAACCGGAATGGATGGTGTTGACGGTAATCCCCGTAATCCCTCCCGACTTGCGCCCTATGGTGCAGTTGGACGGTGGCCGTTTCGCTACCTCGGACTTGAATGACCTATACCGTCGCGTAATAAACCGTAACAATCGTTTGTACCGTCTCCAGGAAATAATGGCCCCGGAAATCATTATCCGCAACGAGAAAAGGATGCTACAGGAGGCGGTAGATGCTCTCATCGACAACGGGAGACGGGGCAGAATTGTAGTGGGTGGCAATAGCCGTCCTCTCAAGTCTCTGTCTGACATTATTGAGGGTAAACAAGGGCGTTTCCGACAAAACCTGTTGGGTAAACGGGTGGACTACTCTGGCCGTTCAGTAATTGTAGTGGGACCCACACTGAAAATCTACCAGTGTGGACTACCAAGGGAGATGGCCATAGAATTGTTCCAGCCCTTTGTCATCCACCGTCTGATTCGTTCTGGTATTGTCAGCAACATCAAGGCGGCCAAAAAGCTAATACAAAAATCCGATCCCGTGGTGTGGAAGGTATTGGAGGAAGTTATCGCCGGCCACCCAGTCTTGCTCAACCGGGCGCCAACACTTCACCGTCTGGGAATTCAGGCTTTTGAGCCGGTGCTGGTGGAGGGAAGGGCAATTCAGCTACACCCCCTAGTATGTCCACCCTTTAACGCCGACTTCGATGGAGACCAAATGGCTGTCCACGTACCCCTTTCCATCGAGGCTCAGGCGGAGGCGCGACTGTTGATGATGGCTTGTCATAATATCCTCTCTCCCGCCACCGGCAAGCCTATTATCACCCCTTCCCAAGATATGGTATTAGGGTGTTACTACCTCACCGCCGACAACCCCAAGGCTACTAAGGGGAAAGATCGCTATTTCGCCAGCCTGGAGGATGCCCTCCGAGCATATGAACAGGGGATAATTGACCTCCATGCCTATATCTGGGTGCGTTATGACGGGGAGGTAGACTGCGGGGAGAATTCTGACCAACTGCAAAAAGAAGAACCTCTCCCCGATGGGACTGTGTGGAAGTACTATCCGGGACGCAAAATCAGAGTATCCCCCGAGGGAGAGGTAATTTCTCAATACCTGTACACCACGGCCGGCAGAATTATATACAATAAAACCATAATGGACGCTTTGGAGTCGGAGCCCGCTCCTTCTTATTTCTAG
- a CDS encoding ABC transporter ATP-binding protein/permease produces the protein MGYFNRNIFNKFWSIAKLYWTGNEKRGAFTLLAILGLLLIAYTQLSVLLNESQGALISNLAAKNESAFWRTVLRFLIILVIYVPLFAGFSYTQNKLGLYWRRWLTHYFLEGYFRKRNFYKLTVNNKEIDNPDQRIAEDVRSFTQDSLLFLLVIIQSLLQVFAFSAVLWSISPKLVIFLFCYAIIGTIITTVIFGKKLVQLNYAQLQKEANFRFGLVRVRENAESIAFYRGEAQEKSNLSNLFKELFRNFNMLILWQELYLGIFVNTYEFLPYIIPAMVVAPSVLSGELEVGKVSEATGAFARVFFSLNIIVSRFQSLTYFVAGIERLWGLNQFINEGKEQKLTTHRPVIEIVENGKLALQNLTLQTPNYHNTLVEDLSFELPPGRGLLIMGASGCGKSSLLRAIAGLWNSGKGRIIRPSLEKILFLPQKPYMIIGTLRQQLIYPRVEMNITEGELEEILKMVNLGDLPERFEGFDVEKDWSEVLSLGEQQRIAFARILINRPEYVILDEATSALDPRNESLLYQHLYHLNTTFVSVGHRESLKKYHHYLLTMKEDNSWVLESL, from the coding sequence ATGGGTTATTTTAACCGTAACATTTTTAACAAGTTTTGGTCTATCGCTAAACTATACTGGACTGGCAATGAGAAAAGAGGCGCTTTTACTCTTCTGGCCATTTTGGGCTTGCTTCTCATAGCTTACACCCAACTAAGTGTATTATTAAATGAATCTCAAGGGGCATTGATTTCCAATTTGGCGGCAAAAAACGAGTCTGCCTTTTGGCGAACGGTGTTAAGATTTTTGATAATTCTAGTTATTTATGTCCCCCTATTTGCTGGCTTTTCCTATACTCAAAATAAATTGGGTTTGTACTGGCGCAGATGGTTGACCCATTACTTTTTGGAGGGTTATTTTCGCAAGAGAAACTTTTATAAACTGACGGTAAATAACAAAGAGATAGACAATCCGGATCAGAGAATTGCCGAGGATGTTCGCAGTTTTACTCAGGATTCTCTCCTGTTTTTGCTAGTGATAATTCAATCCCTTTTACAGGTGTTTGCTTTTAGTGCTGTTTTGTGGTCTATTTCCCCTAAGCTGGTAATTTTTCTATTCTGCTATGCCATAATCGGGACAATAATTACTACAGTCATATTTGGGAAAAAGCTAGTACAACTAAATTATGCTCAACTTCAAAAAGAGGCAAATTTCCGTTTTGGCCTAGTCAGGGTGAGGGAAAATGCGGAGTCTATTGCCTTTTACAGGGGAGAAGCTCAGGAGAAAAGTAATCTATCCAATCTTTTTAAAGAGTTGTTTAGAAACTTTAATATGCTAATCTTGTGGCAGGAATTATATCTAGGTATTTTCGTGAACACCTATGAATTTTTGCCTTACATAATCCCAGCAATGGTAGTTGCCCCCAGTGTGTTGTCGGGGGAACTAGAGGTAGGTAAAGTCAGCGAAGCCACAGGGGCCTTTGCTAGGGTATTTTTCTCCTTGAATATTATAGTGAGCCGTTTCCAATCCTTGACATATTTCGTAGCTGGGATAGAGCGTTTGTGGGGTTTAAACCAGTTTATAAACGAGGGGAAAGAACAGAAATTAACGACACACCGGCCAGTTATTGAAATAGTTGAAAATGGGAAATTAGCATTACAAAATCTAACTCTACAAACCCCTAATTACCACAACACCCTAGTGGAAGATTTAAGTTTCGAATTGCCACCTGGTAGGGGATTATTGATAATGGGTGCCAGTGGATGTGGTAAAAGCTCATTGCTGAGGGCAATAGCAGGTTTGTGGAATTCAGGAAAGGGAAGAATTATTAGGCCAAGTTTGGAAAAAATACTGTTTTTGCCACAAAAACCCTATATGATTATTGGCACCTTGAGACAACAACTGATTTATCCGAGGGTAGAAATGAATATCACTGAGGGGGAATTAGAGGAAATTTTAAAAATGGTTAACCTAGGAGATTTGCCTGAGAGGTTTGAGGGGTTTGACGTGGAAAAGGATTGGAGTGAGGTGCTATCATTGGGGGAACAACAAAGGATTGCCTTTGCCCGTATTCTCATCAACCGCCCAGAATATGTTATCCTGGACGAAGCCACCAGTGCCCTGGACCCCCGTAACGAGAGTCTACTTTACCAACATCTGTACCACCTAAATACCACTTTTGTGAGTGTTGGACACCGAGAAAGTCTCAAAAAATACCACCACTACCTGTTGACCATGAAGGAGGACAATTCATGGGTGCTGGAAAGCCTGTGA
- a CDS encoding penicillin-binding protein 2 produces MNVFKVKPDLWSLQKLSPNSKSGSTTKYQFAHINSDTGFRLLLVWLILVAGGLGLAWRLCQLQIIRGEELTRQARQQQSYTFRPYVPRRKVVDNRGNVLALDKLVYKVYVHPIMLKEDKALVAEKLAGVLNRDKNELLKLLHSRSTGVVLAQSVSEEEGLAIRQLVREGIDLERRYSRFYPQGELFADVIGYTDTEHKGQAGIEHSLERHLERDLSRLELKAMLTVKKDGTGAIIPATLPEGIVKLDDLQLQLTLDSRIQRAARDALKQQVKKFNAKRGAVIVMDVHTGEIISLVCEPTYDPNRYSLYDFALYKNWTVTDSYEPGSTFKPINLALALDEGVITPTSMVLDAPSIIVDGWPISNASKSGKGWVTVTKALEDSSNTAMIYIMRKIPRQRYYQRLQELGIDRLMGTDLPFEATGYLKPREIFTAREIEPAVSAFGQGFSLTPLKLVQLHAALANGGKMVTPHVVKGLVDSQGEIKWAKKWPTRRLFKPESARAVVNMMQSVVENGTGKTAKIEGYYIGGKTGTAQKHDGKGRYKADGKITSFVAILPSTKPRFVVLAVVDEPKGGNTFGSTVAAPVVKEVMTALIRTYGIPPDYIPKKEDKEKKGKG; encoded by the coding sequence ATGAATGTTTTTAAAGTGAAACCGGATTTGTGGTCTTTACAGAAACTTTCACCAAACAGTAAATCAGGGAGTACAACTAAATACCAATTTGCCCACATAAACTCTGACACTGGCTTTAGACTATTGCTAGTCTGGCTAATTTTGGTGGCGGGGGGATTAGGACTGGCATGGAGACTATGTCAACTTCAGATAATAAGGGGGGAAGAGTTGACAAGACAGGCAAGACAACAACAAAGTTATACCTTTCGCCCTTATGTCCCCCGTAGGAAAGTGGTAGACAATCGTGGCAATGTACTGGCCCTAGACAAACTGGTATACAAAGTATATGTCCACCCCATCATGTTAAAAGAAGATAAGGCATTGGTGGCGGAAAAACTGGCTGGTGTCCTCAACAGGGACAAAAATGAGCTCCTAAAACTGCTCCACAGTAGGAGTACTGGGGTAGTGTTGGCTCAAAGCGTCAGCGAGGAAGAGGGTTTAGCCATAAGACAGTTGGTTAGAGAGGGAATTGACCTGGAGAGACGCTATAGTCGTTTTTATCCCCAAGGAGAATTATTTGCCGATGTTATAGGTTATACCGACACCGAACACAAAGGGCAAGCGGGAATAGAACATAGTCTGGAAAGACATTTGGAAAGGGATTTGTCCAGGTTAGAACTAAAGGCAATGCTAACAGTGAAAAAAGACGGAACTGGAGCCATTATCCCCGCCACCCTGCCAGAAGGGATTGTAAAATTAGATGACCTACAACTGCAATTAACCCTGGACTCCCGCATCCAAAGAGCCGCCAGAGACGCCCTCAAGCAGCAGGTGAAAAAATTTAATGCCAAAAGAGGAGCCGTTATAGTAATGGATGTCCACACAGGGGAGATTATTAGTCTTGTCTGTGAGCCTACCTATGATCCCAACCGCTATTCCCTTTATGATTTTGCTCTTTATAAAAACTGGACGGTTACAGACAGTTATGAACCAGGTTCAACTTTTAAGCCTATTAATCTAGCCCTGGCCCTAGATGAAGGAGTTATAACCCCCACCTCCATGGTGCTAGACGCCCCCAGCATAATAGTGGACGGTTGGCCTATTTCCAATGCCTCAAAATCCGGCAAAGGCTGGGTCACTGTTACCAAAGCCTTGGAAGACTCCAGCAACACCGCCATGATTTACATCATGAGGAAAATCCCCAGACAAAGGTACTATCAGAGACTACAGGAGCTAGGCATCGACCGTCTCATGGGGACGGATTTGCCCTTTGAAGCTACAGGCTACCTCAAACCCAGGGAAATCTTCACCGCCAGAGAAATCGAACCCGCCGTTTCTGCCTTTGGACAGGGTTTCTCCCTAACACCTTTGAAACTAGTACAACTACACGCAGCGTTGGCCAACGGCGGCAAAATGGTGACACCCCATGTGGTAAAGGGTTTGGTTGACTCCCAGGGGGAAATCAAGTGGGCTAAAAAGTGGCCCACCAGACGGCTATTCAAGCCAGAATCGGCCCGGGCAGTAGTCAATATGATGCAGTCTGTAGTAGAAAACGGGACAGGTAAGACGGCGAAAATAGAAGGGTACTATATAGGCGGCAAAACGGGCACTGCTCAAAAACACGATGGCAAGGGGAGATACAAGGCAGATGGTAAGATAACTAGTTTCGTTGCCATTCTCCCCTCCACTAAGCCCCGGTTTGTGGTCTTGGCAGTAGTGGACGAACCCAAGGGGGGTAACACTTTTGGCTCTACCGTAGCAGCTCCTGTGGTAAAAGAGGTGATGACCGCCCTGATTCGCACCTATGGGATACCGCCAGATTACATCCCCAAAAAGGAGGATAAGGAAAAAAAGGGAAAAGGATAA
- a CDS encoding alpha-D-glucose phosphate-specific phosphoglucomutase has translation MGIQVVLTQPFPDQKPGTSGLRKPVTVFQQPHYLENFIQSIFDSQQDIQGKTLVLGGDGRYYNRQAIQTILKMAAANGIGKVLVGCGGILSTPATSCVIREHKAYGGIILSASHNPGGPNGDFGVKFNVSNGGPAPEKVTEAIYARSREIQRYQILQAADINIDRIGSFKLGTMDVEVIEPVASYLKLMESLFDFDRIKDLLTSDNFSMCMDSMHAVTGPYAKRIFEETLGAKPGTVINGEPLEDFGGGHPDPNLVYAKSLVAKMFADDAPDFGAASDGDGDRNMILGRKFFVTPSDSLAILTANAHLVPGYKDGLRGVARSMPTSGAVDRVAQRLGIDCYETPTGWKFFGNLLDADRVTLCGEESFGTGSNHIREKDGLWAILFWLNIIAVRRQSVEEIVRAHWREYGRNFYSRHDYEEVDSTKASELLEYVRSQFSSLPGKQFGKYTVALADDFCYTDPVDGSVSKNQGLRIVFTDGSRIIFRLSGTGTKGATIRVYLESYEPDANKHHLDTQLALKDLIAIAEEIAQIKKFTGMDAPTVIT, from the coding sequence ATGGGCATTCAAGTAGTTTTAACACAACCCTTTCCAGATCAAAAACCCGGCACTTCTGGTTTAAGAAAACCCGTTACAGTATTCCAACAACCCCACTACCTAGAGAATTTTATCCAGTCCATTTTTGACAGTCAGCAGGATATTCAGGGGAAAACCCTAGTTTTAGGAGGAGATGGTCGTTATTATAACCGCCAGGCCATACAAACCATCCTAAAAATGGCAGCGGCTAATGGCATCGGCAAAGTGTTAGTGGGGTGTGGTGGCATTTTGTCTACTCCCGCTACGTCGTGCGTCATTAGAGAACACAAGGCCTACGGTGGGATTATCTTATCAGCGTCTCACAATCCGGGTGGCCCCAATGGAGACTTTGGTGTTAAGTTTAATGTTAGCAATGGTGGGCCGGCTCCGGAAAAGGTTACAGAGGCAATTTATGCCCGTAGCCGAGAAATCCAAAGGTATCAGATTCTACAAGCCGCTGATATTAACATAGACAGGATAGGCTCATTCAAACTGGGCACTATGGATGTGGAGGTGATCGAGCCGGTTGCCTCTTATCTGAAATTGATGGAGTCTCTGTTTGACTTTGACCGGATAAAAGACCTGCTCACCAGCGACAATTTTAGCATGTGTATGGACTCCATGCATGCGGTTACTGGACCCTATGCCAAAAGAATCTTTGAGGAAACACTAGGGGCAAAACCGGGTACAGTAATCAATGGTGAACCACTAGAGGATTTTGGGGGGGGACATCCTGACCCCAATTTAGTATATGCTAAGAGTCTGGTGGCGAAAATGTTTGCCGATGATGCACCAGACTTTGGGGCTGCTTCTGACGGGGATGGCGATCGCAACATGATTCTAGGAAGGAAATTCTTTGTAACCCCCAGTGATAGTCTAGCCATTCTAACAGCCAATGCCCACCTAGTGCCCGGATACAAAGATGGTTTGAGGGGTGTAGCACGTTCGATGCCTACCAGTGGTGCAGTAGACAGGGTGGCTCAAAGACTAGGCATTGACTGCTATGAAACTCCTACTGGTTGGAAATTCTTTGGCAATCTCCTGGATGCCGACAGGGTTACCCTGTGTGGGGAGGAGAGTTTTGGCACTGGTTCCAATCATATCAGGGAAAAAGACGGTTTGTGGGCCATTCTCTTCTGGCTCAATATCATTGCAGTACGTCGTCAGTCCGTAGAAGAGATTGTGAGGGCTCACTGGCGGGAATACGGACGTAATTTTTATTCCCGTCACGACTATGAGGAAGTTGACTCCACAAAAGCCTCTGAACTGCTAGAATACGTCCGTAGTCAATTTTCTAGTCTTCCCGGCAAACAGTTTGGTAAGTACACTGTAGCCTTGGCGGATGACTTCTGTTATACTGACCCGGTAGACGGGAGTGTCAGCAAGAATCAGGGACTACGGATTGTATTCACCGATGGCTCAAGGATAATTTTCCGTCTTTCTGGCACAGGCACCAAAGGGGCTACTATCAGAGTATATCTAGAAAGCTACGAACCGGACGCCAACAAACACCATCTGGACACCCAGCTGGCCCTAAAAGATTTGATCGCCATCGCCGAGGAAATTGCTCAAATCAAGAAATTCACTGGCATGGATGCCCCCACTGTAATCACTTAA
- a CDS encoding tetratricopeptide repeat protein, giving the protein MMVNIRRWLKLIPATISPMEDEEAEDDSLSSADGVAVKDKDLEFLFYQLLEGVAKGWGEAKVEQFFQRLQPKISVENWLDWLQRYRWQLLASPNSHIQTAARMIVLGEITATLPFFRAVGDLAYEIGKELLNRSQNSATVNATKLQNYNSPPQNQQNTHSPQQNSKQNPPPAEKPVPLGQFLSLLQQDEEFAREVAKQLKIDSADPGIILDRFLEKQNQQGKFDSLPPQVSQELVEYLFNLGLTRAQEGNFEEALAYWDQALSLNPKHAPSWHNRGSALAYLNRLPEAVESFDKAIALDVNDHISWYDRGNALFRIGNYQEAINSWERVIGIQPNHYEAWYHRGIALEKLHRYDEALDSYQKCLKIHPDFSPAIRRLEKLESKKKEHLTDLP; this is encoded by the coding sequence ATTATGGTTAATATTAGACGATGGTTGAAACTTATCCCTGCTACCATCTCCCCCATGGAGGATGAAGAGGCGGAGGATGACTCGCTATCCTCGGCTGATGGTGTTGCTGTAAAAGACAAGGATTTAGAGTTTTTGTTTTATCAGTTACTGGAAGGGGTAGCCAAGGGATGGGGAGAGGCAAAGGTGGAACAATTTTTCCAGCGACTACAGCCCAAAATCTCCGTGGAAAACTGGTTAGACTGGTTACAGCGTTATAGGTGGCAACTACTCGCCTCTCCCAACAGTCACATCCAAACCGCTGCCAGGATGATTGTCTTAGGGGAAATCACCGCCACTTTACCCTTTTTTAGGGCAGTAGGCGACTTGGCTTATGAGATTGGCAAGGAGTTACTCAATCGCAGTCAGAATTCTGCCACTGTGAATGCAACCAAACTACAAAACTACAACTCACCTCCCCAAAACCAGCAAAATACTCATTCTCCCCAGCAAAACAGCAAACAAAATCCCCCCCCTGCGGAAAAGCCAGTGCCCCTTGGCCAGTTTCTCTCCCTACTCCAGCAAGATGAGGAATTTGCCAGGGAGGTGGCCAAACAGTTAAAAATAGATTCCGCCGATCCCGGTATAATTCTTGATAGATTCTTAGAAAAACAAAACCAACAAGGCAAGTTTGACTCTCTACCGCCACAAGTGTCTCAAGAGTTAGTAGAATATCTCTTCAATCTCGGCTTGACAAGGGCACAGGAGGGAAATTTCGAAGAAGCCTTGGCCTATTGGGATCAGGCTTTAAGTCTTAATCCTAAACATGCACCATCATGGCACAATCGTGGTAGTGCCCTTGCCTATTTAAACCGTTTGCCGGAAGCCGTTGAAAGTTTTGACAAAGCCATCGCCCTCGACGTCAATGACCACATTTCCTGGTATGATCGTGGTAATGCTCTATTTAGGATAGGAAATTATCAAGAGGCCATCAACAGTTGGGAAAGGGTAATCGGCATTCAACCCAATCACTATGAGGCTTGGTATCATCGTGGCATCGCCCTAGAAAAGTTACACAGATATGACGAAGCATTGGACAGTTATCAAAAATGCCTAAAAATCCACCCCGATTTTTCCCCCGCCATCCGTCGCCTAGAAAAACTAGAAAGTAAGAAAAAGGAACACCTCACAGACTTGCCATAA